The DNA window TCCCCCATTCCAAATCCAATCTATAAAAACCAACTCACTCAAACACTAATAACTCTTCGGCCCACATCACTAACTCTACATTTTGCCTCCAAAGGCACATTCTTAGGCATACTTGCTCCTTTCCCTTCACTCAAATTTACCAACCTTTCATCAACCCTCTCCCATTCAAAGCATTGTATCAAACTCCCCAACGCCAAGCCCACAACCCGGTGAGCCAGCCCGCTACCCGGGCACGCCCTCCGGCCCATCCCAAATGCCAGCAAGTTCGGAGCCCCAATTCCCCTGCCTTCGAACCGCTCTGGCTTAAATGTCTCCGGGTCATCCCAAACGGACGGGTCCCGCTGGATGGCCCATGCGTTGACCATCACGATAGTGTCACGTGGCACGTCGTACCCCGCGATCTTGCAGTCTGACGATGCCTCGTGGGGTACAAGCAATGGTGCCGCGGGGAACAACCGCAGCGTTTCGGATATTATGTTTTGGAGATAAGGGAGGTTATGTAAATCCGACTCTTGGAGGAGACGGTCATTTCCGATTACTCTATcgatctcttctcttgccttctTCATCTTGTCCGGGTGATTTAGTAGCGCAGACATTGCCCACTCTACCGTTACTGATGACGTGTCTGTCCCCACAAGCAGCATCATCTGTCATTTCCACATTAAGAGTTAATTGtctaaaaataagaaatattaCAAAGTCATGATTTTTAATCCAATCTATGTTTTTGGTAACAAAAAATGACGGTGATCTTTGAACTTTTTAATTGGGACGAAATAGTAATTTGCACAAATCCAAAAGGTTGAAAGAGTGTTCATATCATGACCAAAAGATggattaaataacaaaaaaatattaaccCAAAAAACTATTAGCCGATTTAGAAATTGAATATCGTTGGGTCAAACTAAAggaaaaatattattccttATACTAGGATCCTAGGTTGCTAACtattttaaattgttaactATCTTCACAACttatgttatactccctccgttttttgtTAATTGAGTTCAGACATCTTTTCAGCACAGTATTTtaaaatagtgtgttaaatagatagtaaataaatttatgagGTGGAGTAATGAAGTAAGAGAtgtgaaaagagaataaaggaaAAGAGAGagttattttttgtcaaaaataaaaatgtttaaattatcttagaacttcccaaaatagaaaaattactCAATTACTATGGAGAATGGAGAGTAGATGCTTACAGGAAAGTATCTGTATGTCAAAAATATTTAGTTAAcatgtactctctccgtccgccattaggagtcccatttatgggcggcacgggttttaagaaatgttaagaaatgtgggtgaaaaaaattagtggaataggggtcacacttgtatatattagttttaaatgaaatgtgagtgaaatgagttagtggaaggtgagaccctattaccatttatggtaaaagtgaaccgggactcctattcgcggacagactaaaatggaaaatgggactcctattcgcggatagagggagtatatgcTTTCATATTGACATCTATAAAATAGACAGTTGGCATAGTAATCAGTTAGCAATTAGCAAATAGTTAGCCACTTAGTCACATACTTATTATACTaactactagtagtattttttataaaaatacattataatttaaatagttTTAACGAGTctttatattttgaaaatgaCATAGTAATTTTTCCTGTACCACCcgaaatttagaaaatttgataATACCtgtaatttaattatgaaaaacaGAGTTTTGTTATTTTGTACACTTACCACTATAATACATTTGATGATTTCTTCTGTATAATATTCTGGATCCGAATCCTGCAAAGCCAAGAGGTGATTAATCATAGTGTTCCCATCACTATGCTGTCTCTGTTCATCAATCAAGGCTTGAAGAGAAACATCCATTGTAGCAGCAATCCTAGCCAGATCCTTCTCCACCCCTTTATAATCAAACCATCTCAAAACCGGAAAGAAATCCGCCAAATTAGACACTCCGCCGTAGGAGAAAACCTCCTTAATAAGCCCCCTGAACTCCTCCGCCTCCTTGTCGTCCTCGCCCACCCCGAAATACCGCTTCCCCGCCACCATCCTCATGATGTTGTTGAACGTCAGCACCGACAGCAGCGGTCTACACgacaaaaat is part of the Salvia splendens isolate huo1 chromosome 6, SspV2, whole genome shotgun sequence genome and encodes:
- the LOC121806249 gene encoding cytochrome P450 81Q32-like; this encodes MEPTLLYILISLPILLIFLKLYNSRKKLPPTPFPTLPLLGHLHLLKFPLHRTFLSLSRKLGPVFSLRLGTRVMVVVSSPAAAEECFTTNDITLANRPRFIIGKYIGYNYTSLVGAPYGDYWRNLRRLTTVEIFSTARLNAFQSIRADEVRIMLQSLAHRGFSIVEIRPLLSVLTFNNIMRMVAGKRYFGVGEDDKEAEEFRGLIKEVFSYGGVSNLADFFPVLRWFDYKGVEKDLARIAATMDVSLQALIDEQRQHSDGNTMINHLLALQDSDPEYYTEEIIKCIIVMMLLVGTDTSSVTVEWAMSALLNHPDKMKKAREEIDRVIGNDRLLQESDLHNLPYLQNIISETLRLFPAAPLLVPHEASSDCKIAGYDVPRDTIVMVNAWAIQRDPSVWDDPETFKPERFEGRGIGAPNLLAFGMGRRACPGSGLAHRVVGLALGSLIQCFEWERVDERLVNLSEGKGASMPKNVPLEAKCRVSDVGRRVISV